The proteins below come from a single Drosophila busckii strain San Diego stock center, stock number 13000-0081.31 chromosome X, ASM1175060v1, whole genome shotgun sequence genomic window:
- the LOC108606022 gene encoding deubiquitinase DESI2, with the protein MSALLNRLSMLNCFKGTADSCDEPPNVDMFREPVILNVYDIFNMNEYVGPIGLGIFHTGVEVYGVEYTYGGHTFDSSGIFSMTPRSAEPELGEQFRYRESIQLGYTQFTQSEVLRIVEQMGCQFPGNSYHLTNNNCNHFSNKLTHILCGRHIPSWINRLASFFACLPFLERCLPPQWLSPA; encoded by the coding sequence ATGAGTGCATTGCTGAATCGCTTGTCCATGCTGAACTGCTTCAAAGGCACAGCCGACAGCTGCGATGAGCCACCGAATGTCGATATGTTCAGGGAGCCAGTGATACTCAATGTGTACGATATATTCAATATGAATGAGTATGTTGGGCCCATTGGCTTGGGCATTTTCCATACGGGGGTCGAAGTCTATGGCGTTGAGTACACGTATGGCGGTCACACCTTTGACAGCTCGGGCATTTTTAGCATGACACCGCGCAGCGCAGAGCCGGAGCTGGGCGAACAATTTCGCTATCGTGAGAGCATACAGCTGGGCTATACGCAGTTTACGCAGTCGGAGGTGCTGCGTATTGTTGAGCAGATGGGCTGTCAGTTTCCTGGCAACAGTTACCACTtgaccaacaacaattgcaatcaTTTCTCCAACAAACTTACGCACATTCTATGCGGCCGTCATATACCAAGCTGGATTAATCGTTTGGCCAGCTTCTTTGCATGTCTGCCCTTCTTGGAGCGCTGCCTGCCGCCACAGTGGCTCTCACCCGCGTAG
- the LOC108607047 gene encoding REST corepressor isoform X1: MVLAERNTSDVVRNGNGRRSRGPSPNTHTSAGGGGGGNTTIGSGSGGGGNSANATNEKATTTALGAGTPESSDDDNSTKRNGKSKAKQSEYEEKIRVGRDYQAVCPLLVPEVERRPELMNERALLVWSPTKEIPDPKLEEYISVAKEKYGYNGEQALGMLFWHKHDLERAVMDLANFTPFPDEWTIEDKVLFEQAFQFHGKSFHRIRQMLPDKSIASLVKYYYSWKKTRHRSSAMDRQEKMLKAAVKDGSENGSEVGSNEESDNDDKNLVPAAVCDCGGNYKSKPIALAMQRASNNSSATSTSNSNNGNVSGKCNCKHAGNNGNQTGDRSSNHIKISSNTNTNTNNNSSSSIFDIESDQLSIFINDDMLGYGLPGFGIPIDTDSTYNVTNGNGNGNGNGNGNGNNNNQRVVVGGFCKNCNVVCYILFDSPLGRMCKSCHTHWSRTGNRRPISGPDNIVSSKRSSTLNSGAADRSKRKPPRGMYINHDDLSALAGCRNPREYLAEGDRKIAALMAEIQKNRQVMELLDKDCTDIGPDESGAKTAASTETTAAAAQPRISARWSADEIQVAQLALRNFGKNFAMIAKVLGTKTEAHVRTFYVSNRRRYNLDQIVKEYEALASSKLEEANAAEQSDGVATVAAATTATTATNVAEGTTQANKAAVEVVEVEAQATKKDENAVTVSSSSSSSMKKKPVLLNATATAKSIESPATAHPVSTARVTATSKSEATAAAPTITIVDESDTAMSSSSDVVNSSSIAPAAGAGNSTSTSISTSTLSSNSNSNSNSNSGSSSSSSSAPAKSTTNNHTEADCEEAALPTLATSAPKRDASELNTAELPPAKKVALNASAEFLAK, encoded by the exons ATGGTGTTGGCCGAGCGCAACACCAGCGACGTGGTGCGCAATGGAAATGGCCGGCGCTCACGTGGACCCAGCCCCAACACTCATACGAGTGCTGGTGGCGGAGGCGGTGGTAATACCACAATAGGAAGCGGTAGCGGCGGTGGTGGCAACTCTGCAAATGCCACTAATGAAAAGGCCACAACAACCGCACTGGGTGCGGGCACACCAGAGAGCTCAGACGATGATAACT caacaaagcgtAATGGAAAATCCAAAGCCAAACAATCTGAATATGAAG AAAAAATACGTGTTGGACGCGATTATCAGGCAGTGTGTCCGCTGCTGGTGCCTGAAGTTGAACGCCGCCCGGAACTAATGAATGAACGCGCCCTACTTGTCTGGTCGCCCACCAAGGAGATACCAGATCCAAAGC TGGAGGAATATATATCGGTGGCGAAAGAAAAGTATGGCTACAATGGAGAACAGGCATTGGGTATGCTGTTCTGGCATAAACATGATCTTGAGCGTGCTGTCATGGATTTGGCAAACTTTACACCCTTTCCCGATGAGTGGACCATTGAAGATAAAGTGCTTTTTGAGCaggcatttcaatttcatggcaaaagttttcacCGCATACGCCAGATG TTGCCGGACAAGTCGATAGCCAGCTTGgtgaaatattattattcgTGGAAGAAGACGCGTCATCGTAGCAGCGCCATGGATAGACAGGAGAAAATGCTGAAAGCGGCTGTCAAAGATGGCTCCGAGAATGGCAGCGAGGTGGGCAGCAACGAGGAATCTGATAATGATGACAAG AATTTAgttcctgctgctgtttgtgacTGCGGTGGTAATTACAAGTCCAAACCAATTGCATTGGCTATGCAGAGGgcgagcaacaacagcagcgccaccagcaccagcaacagcaacaatggtAATGTCAGTGGCAAGTGCAATTGCAAACATGCTGGAAACAATGGCAATCAAACTGGCGACAGGAGCAGCAACCACATTAAGATCAGCAGCAataccaacaccaacaccaacaacaacagcagcagcagcatctttgATATAGAATCGGATCAGTTAAGCATCTTTATCAACGATGATATGCTGGGCTATGGACTGCCCGGATTTGGCATACCCATCGATACTGATAGCACCTACAATGTCaccaacggcaatggcaatggcaatggcaatggcaacgggaatggcaacaacaacaaccaacgtGTTGTTGTGGGCGGCTTCTGCAAAAACTGCAATGTTGTTTGCTACATTCTGTTCGATTCGCCGTTGGGTCGAATGTGTAAAAGTTGTCACACCCATTGGAG TCGCACTGGTAATCGCCGTCCCATCTCTGGACCGGATAACATAGTGTCCTCGAAACGCTCCTCTACGCTAAACAGCGGCGCTGCTGATCGTTCTAAGCGTAAACCACCACGTGGCATGTACATAAATCATGATGATCTTTCCGCATTGGCCGGCTGCCGTAATCCACGCGAGTATCTGGCCGAAGGCGATAGGAAAATTGCTGCCCTCATGGCTGAA ATACAAAAGAATAGGCAAGTGATGGAGCTGCTGGACAAGGACTGCACTGACATTGGACCGGATGAGAGCGGCGCGAAGACAGCGGCCAGCACTGAGACAACAGCCGCTGCTGCACAGCCACGCATTTCAGCACGTTGGTCAGCCGATGAGATACAGGTGGCCCAGCTAGCTCTGCGCAACTTTGGCAAAAACTTTGCG ATGATAGCCAAGGTCTTGGGCACAAAGACGGAGGCGCATGTGCGCACTTTCTATGTTAGCAACCGACGTCGTTACAATTTGGATCAAATTGTTAAGGAATATGAGGCTTTGGCGTCGAGCAAGTTGGAAGAAGCTAATGCCGCAGAGCAGAGTGATGgcgttgcaactgttgcagcagccACTACGGCCACTACAGCCACCAATGTTGCGGAAGGCACCACCCAAGCCAACAAAGCTGCAGTCGAAGTAGTCGAAGTCGAAGCTCAAGCGACCAAGAAGGATGAAAATGCTGTgacagtcagcagcagcagcagcagcagtatgaAGAAGAAACCTGTATTATTAAATGCCACAGCTACTGCCAAGAGCATTGAGAGCCCCGCAACTGCGCATCCAGTGTCTACCGCTCGTGTCACAGCTACCAGCAAATCAGaggcgactgctgctgcacccACTATCACCATTGTGGATGAATCTGATACGGCAATGAGCTCTAGCAGCGATgtggtcaacagcagcagcatagcgccagctgctggtgctggcaaCTCCACCTCGACCTCGATCTCGACCTCAACGCTGTCGagtaatagcaacagcaacagcaacagcaacagcggcagcagcagcagcagcagcagtgcaccCGCCAAATCCACAACCAATAATCACACTGAAGCCGATTGCGAAGAGGCTGCGTTGCCCACATTAGCAACGTCTGCACCCAAACGCGACGCTAGTGAACTG AACACTGCCGAATTGCCGCCTGCCAAAAAGGTTGCGCTCAATGCTAGCGCCGAGTTCCttgctaaataa
- the LOC108607047 gene encoding REST corepressor isoform X2, giving the protein MVLAERNTSDVVRNGNGRRSRGPSPNTHTSAGGGGGGNTTIGSGSGGGGNSANATNEKATTTALGAGTPESSDDDNSTKRNGKSKAKQSEYEEKIRVGRDYQAVCPLLVPEVERRPELMNERALLVWSPTKEIPDPKLEEYISVAKEKYGYNGEQALGMLFWHKHDLERAVMDLANFTPFPDEWTIEDKVLFEQAFQFHGKSFHRIRQMLPDKSIASLVKYYYSWKKTRHRSSAMDRQEKMLKAAVKDGSENGSEVGSNEESDNDDKIQKNRQVMELLDKDCTDIGPDESGAKTAASTETTAAAAQPRISARWSADEIQVAQLALRNFGKNFAMIAKVLGTKTEAHVRTFYVSNRRRYNLDQIVKEYEALASSKLEEANAAEQSDGVATVAAATTATTATNVAEGTTQANKAAVEVVEVEAQATKKDENAVTVSSSSSSSMKKKPVLLNATATAKSIESPATAHPVSTARVTATSKSEATAAAPTITIVDESDTAMSSSSDVVNSSSIAPAAGAGNSTSTSISTSTLSSNSNSNSNSNSGSSSSSSSAPAKSTTNNHTEADCEEAALPTLATSAPKRDASELNTAELPPAKKVALNASAEFLAK; this is encoded by the exons ATGGTGTTGGCCGAGCGCAACACCAGCGACGTGGTGCGCAATGGAAATGGCCGGCGCTCACGTGGACCCAGCCCCAACACTCATACGAGTGCTGGTGGCGGAGGCGGTGGTAATACCACAATAGGAAGCGGTAGCGGCGGTGGTGGCAACTCTGCAAATGCCACTAATGAAAAGGCCACAACAACCGCACTGGGTGCGGGCACACCAGAGAGCTCAGACGATGATAACT caacaaagcgtAATGGAAAATCCAAAGCCAAACAATCTGAATATGAAG AAAAAATACGTGTTGGACGCGATTATCAGGCAGTGTGTCCGCTGCTGGTGCCTGAAGTTGAACGCCGCCCGGAACTAATGAATGAACGCGCCCTACTTGTCTGGTCGCCCACCAAGGAGATACCAGATCCAAAGC TGGAGGAATATATATCGGTGGCGAAAGAAAAGTATGGCTACAATGGAGAACAGGCATTGGGTATGCTGTTCTGGCATAAACATGATCTTGAGCGTGCTGTCATGGATTTGGCAAACTTTACACCCTTTCCCGATGAGTGGACCATTGAAGATAAAGTGCTTTTTGAGCaggcatttcaatttcatggcaaaagttttcacCGCATACGCCAGATG TTGCCGGACAAGTCGATAGCCAGCTTGgtgaaatattattattcgTGGAAGAAGACGCGTCATCGTAGCAGCGCCATGGATAGACAGGAGAAAATGCTGAAAGCGGCTGTCAAAGATGGCTCCGAGAATGGCAGCGAGGTGGGCAGCAACGAGGAATCTGATAATGATGACAAG ATACAAAAGAATAGGCAAGTGATGGAGCTGCTGGACAAGGACTGCACTGACATTGGACCGGATGAGAGCGGCGCGAAGACAGCGGCCAGCACTGAGACAACAGCCGCTGCTGCACAGCCACGCATTTCAGCACGTTGGTCAGCCGATGAGATACAGGTGGCCCAGCTAGCTCTGCGCAACTTTGGCAAAAACTTTGCG ATGATAGCCAAGGTCTTGGGCACAAAGACGGAGGCGCATGTGCGCACTTTCTATGTTAGCAACCGACGTCGTTACAATTTGGATCAAATTGTTAAGGAATATGAGGCTTTGGCGTCGAGCAAGTTGGAAGAAGCTAATGCCGCAGAGCAGAGTGATGgcgttgcaactgttgcagcagccACTACGGCCACTACAGCCACCAATGTTGCGGAAGGCACCACCCAAGCCAACAAAGCTGCAGTCGAAGTAGTCGAAGTCGAAGCTCAAGCGACCAAGAAGGATGAAAATGCTGTgacagtcagcagcagcagcagcagcagtatgaAGAAGAAACCTGTATTATTAAATGCCACAGCTACTGCCAAGAGCATTGAGAGCCCCGCAACTGCGCATCCAGTGTCTACCGCTCGTGTCACAGCTACCAGCAAATCAGaggcgactgctgctgcacccACTATCACCATTGTGGATGAATCTGATACGGCAATGAGCTCTAGCAGCGATgtggtcaacagcagcagcatagcgccagctgctggtgctggcaaCTCCACCTCGACCTCGATCTCGACCTCAACGCTGTCGagtaatagcaacagcaacagcaacagcaacagcggcagcagcagcagcagcagcagtgcaccCGCCAAATCCACAACCAATAATCACACTGAAGCCGATTGCGAAGAGGCTGCGTTGCCCACATTAGCAACGTCTGCACCCAAACGCGACGCTAGTGAACTG AACACTGCCGAATTGCCGCCTGCCAAAAAGGTTGCGCTCAATGCTAGCGCCGAGTTCCttgctaaataa
- the LOC108607047 gene encoding REST corepressor isoform X3, translating to MVLAERNTSDVVRNGNGRRSRGPSPNTHTSAGGGGGGNTTIGSGSGGGGNSANATNEKATTTALGAGTPESSDDDNSTKRNGKSKAKQSEYEEKIRVGRDYQAVCPLLVPEVERRPELMNERALLVWSPTKEIPDPKLEEYISVAKEKYGYNGEQALGMLFWHKHDLERAVMDLANFTPFPDEWTIEDKVLFEQAFQFHGKSFHRIRQMLPDKSIASLVKYYYSWKKTRHRSSAMDRQEKMLKAAVKDGSENGSEVGSNEESDNDDKIITVPAYLS from the exons ATGGTGTTGGCCGAGCGCAACACCAGCGACGTGGTGCGCAATGGAAATGGCCGGCGCTCACGTGGACCCAGCCCCAACACTCATACGAGTGCTGGTGGCGGAGGCGGTGGTAATACCACAATAGGAAGCGGTAGCGGCGGTGGTGGCAACTCTGCAAATGCCACTAATGAAAAGGCCACAACAACCGCACTGGGTGCGGGCACACCAGAGAGCTCAGACGATGATAACT caacaaagcgtAATGGAAAATCCAAAGCCAAACAATCTGAATATGAAG AAAAAATACGTGTTGGACGCGATTATCAGGCAGTGTGTCCGCTGCTGGTGCCTGAAGTTGAACGCCGCCCGGAACTAATGAATGAACGCGCCCTACTTGTCTGGTCGCCCACCAAGGAGATACCAGATCCAAAGC TGGAGGAATATATATCGGTGGCGAAAGAAAAGTATGGCTACAATGGAGAACAGGCATTGGGTATGCTGTTCTGGCATAAACATGATCTTGAGCGTGCTGTCATGGATTTGGCAAACTTTACACCCTTTCCCGATGAGTGGACCATTGAAGATAAAGTGCTTTTTGAGCaggcatttcaatttcatggcaaaagttttcacCGCATACGCCAGATG TTGCCGGACAAGTCGATAGCCAGCTTGgtgaaatattattattcgTGGAAGAAGACGCGTCATCGTAGCAGCGCCATGGATAGACAGGAGAAAATGCTGAAAGCGGCTGTCAAAGATGGCTCCGAGAATGGCAGCGAGGTGGGCAGCAACGAGGAATCTGATAATGATGACAAG ATAATCACCGTGCCTGCATACCTCTCATAA
- the LOC108607126 gene encoding probable isocitrate dehydrogenase [NAD] subunit alpha, mitochondrial: MAARFIQKIVNTTPAASRAYSSGVKKVTLIPGDGIGPEISAAVQKIFTAANVPIEWEAVDVTPVRGPDGRFGIPQAAIDSVNTNKIGLKGPLMTPVGKGHRSLNLALRKEFNLYANVRPCRSLEGYKTLYDDVDVVTIRENTEGEYSGIEHEIVDGVVQSIKLITEEASKRVAEYAFQYAKNNNRKKVTVVHKANIMRMSDGLFLRCVRDMAQKYPEIQFEERYLDTVCLNMVQNPGKYDVLVMPNLYGDILSDMCAGLVGGLGLTPSGNMGLNGALFESVHGTAPDIAGKDLANPTALLLSAVMMLRHMELNTHADKIERACFETIKESKYLTGDLGGRAKCSEFTNEICSKL; the protein is encoded by the exons ATGGCTGCTAGATTCATACAGAAAATT GTCAACACGACGCCCGCTGCCAGCCGTGCATATTCTTCCGGCGTAAAGAAAGTAACACTGATACCCGGGGATGGCATTGGTCCAGAGATCTCAGCTGCCGTGCAGAAAATTTTCACTGCCGCCAATGTGCCCATTGAATGGGAGGCTGTCGATGTGACGCCAGTGCGC GGACCAGATGGCAGATTTGGCATACCCCAGGCTGCAATTGATTCGGTCAACACGAACAAGATTGGCCTCAAGGGTCCACTGATGACGCCCGTTGGCAAGGGTCATCGTTCTCTGAACTTGGCGCTGCGCAAAGAGTTCAATTTGTATGCCAATGTGCGCCCGTGTCGCAGTCTCGAGGGTTACAAAACATTGTACGATGATGTCGATGTGGTTACTATCCGTGAGAACACTGAGGGCGAGTACTCTGGCATTGAGCACGAGATTGTCGATGGTGTGGTGCAGAGCATTAAGCTAATTACGGAGGAGGCTTCCAAGCGTGTGGCCGAGTATGCTTTCCAATATGCCAAGAACAATAACCGCAAGAAGGTGACAGTGGTGCACAAGGCCAACATTAT GCGCATGTCCGATGGTCTTTTCCTGCGTTGTGTGCGCGATATGGCGCAAAAGTATCCGGAGATACAGTTTGAGGAGCGCTATCTGGATACTGTCTGCTTGAACATGGTGCAGAACCCAGGCAAATATGATGTGCTTGTCATGCCCAATCTTTATGGTGATATCTTGTCTGATATGTGCGCTGGTCTTGTTGGTGGTCTGGGTCTGACGCCCTCGGGCAACATGGGTTTGAATGGTGCATTGTTTGAGTCTGTGCACGGCACAGCACCCGATATTGCTGGCAAGGATTTGGCCAATCCTACGGCGCTGTTGCTGTCCGCTGTAATGATGTTGCGCCACATGGAGCTTAATACGCATGCCGATAAAATTGAGCGTGCCTGCTTCGAGACTATCAAGGAGAGCAAGTACCTTACTGGCGACTTGGGCGGCCGCGCTAAGTGCTCCGAGTTCACAAACGAGATCTGCTCTAAGCTGTAA